A genomic region of Vibrio ziniensis contains the following coding sequences:
- a CDS encoding DUF294 nucleotidyltransferase-like domain-containing protein has protein sequence MSTSITPNIHSFLVKIDPFDRLPSSVVTTIANSVKIKYLVEGEVIGFSALCEKRYLYIIRTGAIEQRTPLGELRARLGEDDQFGFTFLQPLAHSEDGYQAEAIEDSLLYLIPHQVLKDVCESHPEFEDYFAAKANIRLSSAVKQVFRKEDKGLFFRTVGEIASENIAIVDVNNSIKDVAREMCGRQRSSCAVVMKNSEIVGLVTDRDMTRSVVATSIDTSMPISMVMTPNPVLVESSSKVIEAISLMLQYNIRCLPVVNDRKVVGLLTTSHLVHNHRTQSLFLIQKIKYTSSISALATLKEERETIFQALVESGVSAEIQGRVMSTIMDAFTRRIIQLSEDLLGPAPCDYAWIVAGSHARNEVHMLSDQDSALVLSDDVTDDQKAYFTHLAMKVCNGLAACGYPLCDGKYMAATPKWCQPISVWKDYYSKWVSSPEYNKLLSISVFLEVRSIYGNRDYAEQIQQHLHDCIQKSGKFIPALVRDAIDTQPPLSIFNSLVLEKGGENSNTLNIKKYALNLIIDLARIFSLAAGGSLTGTEERFRYAAEHGTLSEDSCQNIIGAYRFLTQVRFRHQLNAILSGREPNNHISPAEFSSFERKHLKDAFKIISELQDVAKLKFLVG, from the coding sequence ATGAGTACTTCAATTACTCCTAACATTCACAGCTTTTTGGTCAAAATCGACCCATTTGATCGGCTACCATCCTCTGTTGTGACTACTATCGCCAATTCAGTAAAAATCAAATATTTGGTTGAAGGAGAAGTGATTGGTTTCAGTGCGTTGTGTGAAAAGCGTTACCTATACATTATTAGAACAGGCGCAATTGAGCAAAGAACACCTTTAGGGGAACTGCGCGCTCGCTTAGGTGAGGATGACCAATTTGGTTTTACATTCCTTCAACCGTTGGCGCATTCTGAAGATGGTTATCAAGCAGAAGCGATTGAAGATTCGTTACTCTATCTTATTCCACATCAAGTGTTAAAAGATGTATGTGAAAGCCATCCTGAGTTTGAAGATTACTTTGCGGCTAAGGCGAATATACGTTTGAGCTCAGCTGTTAAGCAGGTCTTCCGTAAAGAAGACAAAGGATTGTTCTTCCGAACTGTTGGAGAAATAGCCAGTGAAAATATTGCGATTGTTGATGTAAATAATTCTATTAAAGACGTTGCTCGTGAAATGTGTGGCAGACAGCGCAGTTCGTGTGCCGTTGTTATGAAGAACAGTGAGATTGTCGGTTTAGTTACGGACCGTGATATGACGCGTTCTGTAGTTGCAACCAGTATCGATACTAGTATGCCAATCTCTATGGTGATGACACCGAATCCTGTTTTGGTAGAAAGTAGCTCTAAAGTGATTGAAGCCATTTCACTGATGCTGCAATACAATATACGTTGCTTGCCAGTGGTTAATGATCGTAAAGTTGTGGGTCTATTAACAACGTCACACCTTGTACATAATCACAGAACGCAATCACTGTTCTTAATTCAGAAAATCAAATATACCAGTTCAATCAGTGCATTGGCCACATTGAAAGAAGAGCGTGAAACTATTTTTCAAGCGTTAGTTGAGAGCGGTGTAAGCGCAGAAATTCAAGGTCGAGTTATGTCGACCATAATGGATGCGTTCACTCGACGCATTATTCAGTTAAGCGAAGACCTTCTTGGACCCGCACCATGCGATTATGCATGGATTGTCGCAGGTTCACATGCGCGAAATGAAGTACATATGCTTTCAGACCAAGATAGCGCTTTGGTTCTATCAGATGATGTAACTGATGACCAAAAAGCATATTTTACTCATTTAGCAATGAAAGTATGTAATGGTCTGGCTGCGTGTGGCTATCCTCTTTGCGATGGCAAATACATGGCTGCAACACCTAAGTGGTGTCAACCAATTTCAGTATGGAAAGACTACTACAGTAAGTGGGTTTCGAGCCCTGAATATAACAAGCTGCTTAGTATCAGTGTGTTCCTCGAAGTACGTTCTATCTATGGTAACCGCGATTATGCAGAACAAATTCAGCAGCATCTGCATGACTGTATTCAAAAGAGCGGTAAGTTCATTCCAGCTCTGGTGCGTGATGCTATAGATACTCAGCCGCCACTAAGCATTTTCAATAGCTTAGTTTTGGAGAAAGGGGGCGAAAATAGCAACACGCTGAATATCAAAAAGTACGCGTTAAATCTTATCATCGACTTAGCTCGCATATTTAGCTTGGCTGCCGGAGGTTCTTTAACGGGGACAGAGGAGCGTTTTCGTTATGCTGCTGAACATGGCACTTTATCTGAAGACAGTTGCCAAAACATTATTGGTGCATATCGCTTCCTTACACAGGTACGTTTCCGCCATCAACTTAATGCTATTTTGTCTGGCCGAGAGCCTAACAATCATATCTCACCAGCTGAGTTCAGTAGTTTTGAAAGAAAGCACTTGAAGGATGCATTCAAAATTATCAGTGAGCTACAAGATGTGGCAAAACTGAAGTTCCTTGTGGGGTAA
- a CDS encoding exonuclease domain-containing protein encodes MIRRMFKGTESHSASEELRRSVEFNENWPDAFKEYMSQPLADLDTPLNQLEYLAIDFETSGLNVQKDKILSIGMVEFTLDQIELSNSEEVLIDNGEYIKAESAKINGLTPQALANGVPLEQGMERLLERAKGRVILAHSCNIEKSFIEAFLEQYYQLDVFPAYFIDTIHIEKRFSYAGKTGTHKSYQLNDMRRHYKLPNYLEHSAGSDALSCAELFLVQYKKLKLGHIKGMTLKKIQS; translated from the coding sequence ATGATTCGTCGTATGTTTAAAGGGACGGAGTCTCATTCGGCGTCTGAAGAGCTGAGAAGGTCAGTAGAGTTCAATGAAAACTGGCCTGACGCTTTTAAAGAATATATGTCACAGCCTTTGGCCGATTTAGATACACCGCTCAATCAGCTTGAGTATTTGGCTATCGATTTCGAAACATCGGGGTTAAATGTCCAAAAGGACAAGATTCTATCGATAGGTATGGTTGAATTCACTTTAGATCAGATTGAACTCTCCAATTCTGAAGAGGTGCTAATTGATAACGGTGAATACATCAAAGCGGAATCTGCGAAAATTAATGGCTTAACACCACAAGCTTTAGCTAATGGCGTTCCTTTAGAGCAGGGTATGGAGCGTTTGCTTGAAAGGGCAAAAGGAAGAGTGATTCTTGCGCATAGCTGTAATATCGAAAAAAGCTTTATTGAAGCATTTTTAGAACAATACTATCAGCTTGATGTGTTTCCAGCGTATTTCATTGATACGATACATATTGAAAAACGTTTTAGCTATGCGGGTAAAACAGGTACACATAAAAGCTATCAGCTTAATGACATGCGTCGTCACTACAAACTGCCGAATTATCTTGAGCATTCAGCCGGGAGTGATGCACTTTCTTGTGCTGAGCTGTTTTTAGTACAGTACAAAAAGCTTAAGTTAGGACACATTAAGGGAATGACCCTTAAGAAAATCCAGTCTTAG
- a CDS encoding helix-turn-helix domain-containing protein — protein MDDTIFKTQIASYLRSLRTDKGLSLDAASKLTGVSKAMLGQIERGESSPTISTLWKIASGLETSFSAFFADEPQLRSSELTFPDDHKMKVNTLFPYREDAGFEMFEITLTDQHKQMSEAHDVGVIEHVHVLNGDLNLYFEGQWHRLLQGQNIRFMADQPHGYQAVAEKTVFQNIVSYPRRS, from the coding sequence GTGGACGACACTATTTTCAAAACTCAGATAGCCAGTTATTTACGCTCACTTCGAACAGACAAAGGCTTGAGTCTCGATGCAGCTTCCAAACTGACTGGAGTATCCAAAGCAATGCTTGGTCAGATAGAAAGAGGTGAATCAAGCCCGACTATCTCAACCTTATGGAAAATAGCCAGCGGGTTGGAAACCTCATTTTCAGCCTTTTTTGCTGATGAACCGCAACTTCGCAGCAGTGAACTCACTTTCCCTGATGATCACAAGATGAAGGTAAATACACTTTTCCCATATCGAGAAGACGCAGGGTTCGAAATGTTTGAAATTACCCTGACTGATCAACATAAACAGATGTCAGAAGCGCACGATGTGGGCGTAATAGAACATGTTCACGTTCTTAATGGTGACCTTAATCTCTACTTCGAGGGGCAGTGGCATCGTTTACTTCAAGGACAAAATATCCGCTTTATGGCAGACCAGCCACATGGCTACCAAGCAGTTGCCGAGAAGACTGTTTTTCAGAATATTGTCAGCTACCCGAGAAGGTCATGA
- a CDS encoding benzoate/H(+) symporter BenE family transporter, with the protein MQKGLFNLGHISAGFTAVLVGYTSSVVIIIQAATAAGATSSQIESWLMALGVAMGVTSILFSWYFKKPVLTAWSTPGAAMLVAAVGQYEMPVVIGAFVISGLLIVLTGLISPLSKALAHIPAQLATAMLGAILLSFCVKTFSPVMTNPAIFFSMFAAFLIGKRFLPQYTMAILLAVGIVCSITGDAFDNQHISLTFAKPEWITPDIDISAMINLSLPLYIITMLSQNLPGIAMMRSHAYEVPVKPLLLGTGIVNILFAPFGGFSVNLAAISAAICMNKDVDEDPSQRYRAVIWAGVFYLIAGIWATTVVAIFLALPKEVTQILAGLALLGTLLMCFQTAFKDESLRESALYTFLITLSGVTFLGVSSVVWGLAAGLLHIRFLTKRPQ; encoded by the coding sequence ATGCAAAAGGGATTGTTCAATTTAGGTCATATTTCTGCTGGATTTACAGCGGTTTTAGTAGGCTATACCAGCTCTGTTGTTATCATCATACAAGCTGCAACGGCTGCTGGCGCAACATCTTCGCAAATTGAGAGCTGGTTAATGGCGCTCGGTGTGGCAATGGGTGTCACTTCTATTTTGTTTTCTTGGTATTTTAAGAAGCCTGTATTGACAGCATGGTCAACTCCTGGGGCTGCTATGCTTGTTGCTGCTGTTGGGCAGTACGAGATGCCTGTAGTGATAGGGGCGTTTGTTATTTCAGGATTATTGATTGTATTAACAGGTTTGATCTCTCCATTAAGTAAAGCTCTTGCACATATCCCAGCGCAATTAGCGACAGCGATGTTGGGTGCGATATTGCTTTCATTTTGTGTAAAAACGTTTAGTCCAGTCATGACTAACCCAGCTATTTTCTTTTCTATGTTTGCGGCATTTTTAATCGGCAAACGGTTTTTACCTCAATACACCATGGCAATCTTACTGGCTGTTGGGATTGTTTGTTCAATTACTGGGGACGCATTCGACAATCAACACATCTCTTTAACTTTTGCCAAACCTGAGTGGATCACACCGGATATCGACATATCTGCCATGATTAACTTAAGCCTTCCGCTTTATATCATCACTATGCTGTCACAGAACTTGCCGGGTATTGCCATGATGAGATCGCATGCTTATGAAGTGCCTGTTAAACCTCTGCTTTTGGGTACAGGCATTGTGAATATTCTATTTGCGCCTTTTGGCGGCTTTAGCGTGAACTTAGCGGCTATCTCTGCAGCAATTTGTATGAACAAGGATGTTGATGAAGATCCTTCACAAAGATACCGAGCGGTAATCTGGGCTGGAGTGTTTTATCTGATAGCCGGCATTTGGGCAACAACGGTCGTCGCAATTTTCCTTGCTCTACCTAAAGAAGTAACGCAAATTCTGGCGGGATTAGCTCTGTTAGGGACTTTACTCATGTGTTTTCAGACAGCCTTTAAAGATGAAAGCTTACGTGAATCGGCGTTGTATACGTTTTTGATTACGCTATCAGGAGTAACATTTCTTGGTGTTAGTTCTGTTGTGTGGGGATTGGCTGCAGGATTGCTACATATTCGGTTTCTTACGAAAAGACCACAATAG
- a CDS encoding DnaJ family domain-containing protein has translation MSSLIDQIAEQRIMKAIEEGQLKYLAGHGKPLELEDDRMVPEHLRVGYRILKNAGYIPPELEDRNSALKMCDLLDQCRKSSYAEVETIKKLREIELRMKIRGVDTRFIYQYLHRNKTD, from the coding sequence ATGAGTTCATTGATTGATCAAATCGCCGAGCAAAGAATTATGAAAGCCATCGAAGAAGGTCAGTTAAAATATCTTGCTGGTCATGGAAAACCTCTTGAACTTGAGGATGACAGAATGGTGCCTGAACACCTTCGTGTTGGTTATCGTATTCTCAAAAACGCAGGCTACATACCACCAGAACTTGAAGACCGAAATAGCGCCCTTAAAATGTGCGATTTGTTAGACCAGTGCCGAAAAAGTTCCTATGCCGAGGTTGAAACAATTAAAAAGCTACGCGAGATTGAATTACGCATGAAAATCAGAGGCGTAGATACCCGTTTCATATACCAATATCTACACCGAAATAAGACTGATTAA
- a CDS encoding SDR family NAD(P)-dependent oxidoreductase, with translation MINDLQNKKVIITGSTGGIGLATAMFLAKTGAHVTLTSYRNHVDIEDIISKIESFGGTASFYKVNFADEAECQDFVHQFVAENGGIDVLINNVGGLVSRKSTEDIDEEFFDEVAYLNMRSAQTMVRLCLPYLKQSATQENWSASVINVGSIAAYNGGGPGASLYAASKAWLHTINRSWAKAYAKDNIRFNVIAPGTVDTAFHADKDEAAKAAISQGIPMGRLGTADEMAPTFGYLASHAMSGYITGEIININGGQFMA, from the coding sequence ATGATAAACGACCTACAGAATAAGAAAGTCATCATCACTGGTTCGACAGGTGGTATCGGCTTAGCTACCGCTATGTTTCTCGCTAAAACTGGTGCTCATGTTACTCTTACCTCCTATCGAAACCATGTGGATATTGAAGATATTATTAGCAAAATTGAATCATTCGGAGGAACAGCAAGTTTCTATAAAGTGAATTTTGCTGATGAAGCAGAATGCCAAGACTTTGTTCACCAATTTGTAGCAGAGAATGGTGGCATTGACGTGTTGATTAATAACGTTGGCGGTCTGGTTAGCAGGAAAAGTACAGAGGACATTGACGAAGAATTTTTTGATGAAGTGGCTTACTTGAACATGCGTTCCGCTCAAACTATGGTCCGTTTATGCCTGCCTTATCTCAAACAATCTGCAACCCAAGAAAACTGGTCTGCGTCGGTTATTAATGTAGGCTCTATTGCAGCTTATAATGGCGGTGGCCCCGGAGCTTCACTGTATGCTGCATCTAAAGCTTGGTTACATACGATCAACCGCTCTTGGGCAAAAGCTTATGCCAAAGATAATATTCGTTTCAATGTTATAGCTCCAGGGACAGTTGATACAGCTTTCCACGCAGATAAAGATGAAGCAGCAAAGGCTGCTATCAGCCAAGGCATCCCAATGGGACGCTTAGGCACAGCAGATGAGATGGCACCTACTTTTGGGTATCTTGCATCTCATGCTATGTCTGGATATATCACGGGTGAGATTATCAACATCAATGGTGGTCAATTCATGGCTTAA